The sequence GCATTAACCATTCCGCTAAAGAAATGTTTTCAAAAATATCGAGAGATTTTTGGCAGTCTCTAAAATTATTGCTGTTAGCGTTAGGGTCAAAACACCTGTTATAATTCGTATTATTTTGAAAATTACCATTACGATTAATCATAAAATATAAATAGGTTAGGAGGAAATAACCAAATAAGGAGACAGGTAAGAGGAAAAGATTGGCCATTTTTTTCCAATCATATTTATGTTTTTGATAATATTCTTTTGCAACTCTTTCTCTCGTGGTATTGGCTGCTTCAACTAATACCCCATTGTCGTCTAAGTAGCCTTCTATATCTTTAACATCCAGAATTATTTCTCGCAGTTTTTCAGGAGAGTGAACATTGTTTAATCTTTGGATAAGGTTTGCTTGTGGGAGCTGAGGAAAATTCAGGCTTGCATTAGCAATTCGGTTGATTTTTTTAGAAATCATTCTTGCTTGCAGCTTCTCATCATTAGATAGATGAGAGAAAATCATCATTAAAATTTCATCGGGGAACTCGTCTAAAGAGGTATCGATTTTAGTAGCGTCGGTGAATAAATTATAAGTTTTTTCTTTCTTTTGCATTTAGCTATTCCTATAAATAGTTTTTCATGATGGCAACCGCATCAAAGCATTGCGATTTAAAAAACCTTTATTTTCCTTGATTTTGTTTCATTACATCAAGACTACTTTGAGTTGCGTAGCCTTGATGAAACGAAGTGAAATCAAGGAAACATAATTTTGTGGGGCTGCCAGGGGTTTTCATTCTATCTTAAGGAATTTTTTGCTGAATGTGAAGAGAAATGCTTAATTTTTGATTAAATTGGTGCAAAATAAGGTAAGAAGGTGACAAGACTAATTCAATGAGTCTCTTTTAAAAATCTGTAGTTTCACAACCGAGTAAGCTTAGAGCAACTAGCCATTGAAATCATCTATACTCTATTATCTTTTTGGAAGTTGAGGCCGTGACGTAGCTCAAAGAGGCGCTTTATTAAAAATAGCAAATATTAATACAGGGTAAAGGCTGAAATCTTCGTAAGATGGAGCGTACCTAGGCAATTGCTTTATTTCGAAGGAGAAGAAGAGGTGTAAGCCCGTGGAAGCACCATTTAATAAAGATGGAAAGTCCAGCGACAGGTATTACTTTGTATTGGTATTGCAAAAAATATTCACTAGTCTACATACTAAGGATGGGTATGAAAAAAATAAGGCATGATATGGCGTTTAATTTTTTGTCGGATACAAAAATAGTAAAAAAAATAACCTGGATAATATTTTATTTACAGATAAGTTTTCTTTTATTTCTCTGCTTTATATCCCAGGATTCAGTTTCTAGTGCAATACTCGTCTTTTTGGTCTTAATCCCCCCTTTTCTACTTATGTTCTTTATTATTAATAAATATCACACTATAAAACAAAATTGGATAATTCTTTGCGCAAACCTACTGCTGAATACCCCATTTTTATTATGGTATTTGTATATTTTATATCTCGGAAAAGGCTCCGCATTTATAGGGCTTGCATTGTTAATAGATTCACTTCTTCACTTATTCCTTGTTTTAATATTGTTTCTAATTTTGGAATGAAGTAAATAACAAATACTTGGGCTTAATTTGAGATGGTATTAAGGTATGCACACCTTAGTAGTGACAATCTAAAGAAGCTTCCAAAAGATAAGTGGAGATATTGTCAAAAGTTGTGTATGCGCGTGTTAGGCGGCTACCTTCAATAACGTGTATTCCTTCTTTTATTGAACTTTTTAGTCGAAATTCAATTTTGAAGGGTATAACACCCAACTTCAATACCTCATACACAACTTTCGATCATATCTCGCACCCAAGATAAGGACGCTTTTTTATTTTCCACGAAGCGTTTATTCGAATCGGAGGAGGTTCGACAAAAATGCAGGAAAGCATTTTTGGACGCAACTGCAAATGCCCCGAAGGGTGAAGGCCAGGATGGGCTAAATCAATGCGGCTCGGGGCGCCAGATTAAAAAAGAATGAGAAACCTTTAATTCAAGGTATAACCCCTATCTCTTGAGATAATTCATAAACTTTAGGATGGTCTATACCGCTAATCTCTACGTATATATTTAATGCATTCTTATAACTTTCAAGCGCTTTTTTGGGGTGACCGCTTTTCTGGTGAAGTTTGGCTAACCTATAATATAAATCTGCTGATTGCAATGTATCGTGTTGCCAATATATTTTGATAAATGCAATACATAATAGGTAACATTTTTCTGAAAATTCGTGCGGCTGATGCATTGCTTTTGTATCAGCAATATACCCTAAAACAACCATTGCCTGATACTTGTCATTGCGCTCTTCTTGCGTCAGATTTTTCTTTAGGTTATCTATGTCATTTTGGATATCTAATAGTGCCTGTTTAAGCTCAAAACTATCATTATCTTTTTTATGCCGATAAAATGAATACGCTTTTGAAAATAATTCGTACGCTTTTTTATCATTTTTCTCAAAAAGCTCAACTTGACCCAATATACAATGGGCGTAAGCCATCAGGTCGTGCGCTTTTCCACGGTTGAGGTCTAGTGCCCTCTCAAGCGACTCACGTGCTTTAGTTAATGACAAAGCATTCCCTTTGCCTATTTCATTAAGGAAATAATAGGCGAACCCTAAATGATTTAACAAAGTTATCTGTTCACGGACGATGTCCTTGATCGCATAGTTTTTAATGAGTTGAAGCCCCCAGTTGTTATACCGAATAACAAAATCACAATTTCTTTTTACTGAGAGCATGTATTCACTGGTTCGTTTTATTAGTTTAACTAGTGCTTGTTTGGCTTTATCACTAACTTCAACTAGTAAGCTTTCATTTTCATTAAAAAGCTTAAAGAGGGTTAAGAGTTTCGGTAGATTTTGATCGAACTGAGATTCATCTTCTATATGATTTCTGCAATAAGGTAATCTAACTTCATAAAGCTTTATCAATTCCTCGAGCCCTATAAGTCCATTGTTATGTTTATTGTTAAATACCGCCACATGTTCATCCTGCTCGTAATGGCTGAATTGTGCTTTTTGATATATTTCATTTTGAGGAAGCTCAAGTTTAATTTCGGTAACGCATTCAAATTTTACAGAGCCTTCTTTAAGAGTAAGCTCAAGCACATGTCCTCCAAATCGTTGCTTTTCTTCTAAACAGTGCAAATGAAAGCCTTTGCCCTTCATGGGAAACATAAATTCGGGTGCATAAAATCCAACGAGCTGTCCTTTTATTTTGCCAGTCTCAACAGTCACACCACTATCAATAATCTCTTTTATCTTTGGATATGGTTTTTCTTGTTTTAGCACACTGCCAATAACAATATTTTCAAAGGTGCCTTCAATATGAAAAAGAAAAGGGTAATTCGTTGTTTCCATAAGCTTCAAAAGCGTGTCTTCAAGTGTTTTGAAATCTACAATATACTGAAGATTTGCGGTCTTTATGTTTTCTGTAAAGTTACCGACAGCTGCCCACGGCAATGTATCCTCTACGTTTGCAATGCTAGTCTTTACCCCCTGAGTACAATGATAAGACTGACCATCGATAACCACTAACTCTCCTTCTAAGGCATGAAAGGTGCCTAGCCCAAAATTGCCATACTGCATTAAATTCTGAACAGAGATTGTTCCATCATACAAACCGTGGCTTATGGCCAAAAAGTGTGAATATTGATATAATGTGCTCATGCTAAAAACTCCCTGTAGGATGGGTCACAACTTTAATTATCAGTTACAAAATCCCTGTATTTACTAACTTTCTTCTAGGTAGATACATTGATAATAATTAATATAGTAAGAAAGGCACACACTAAGCAGCCTCCTCAATATCAAAATCAGGAAAAAGTATCACCGCTGGATGAACTTTTAGTGCTCTTGCAAGAACAACTGCTCTTTCACGTCCCATCTGCCTAGCGTTACTTTCCAAAGCAGAAATATTCGATTGACTAATGCCAGTTTTTTGAGCCAACTCAAGCTGGGTAAAACCTTGTAACTCACGAAGCATTTTTAGCGCTTCCCCAGGTGTGATATGAGCATGCACTCTTGCTCTCACAAAATCTTTTTTATCGATTTTCATAACAAACCTCACTAATACTTATGAGCATTAATATCTATCACATAAACCTTAAGCTCTTCATTCTCAGTCTTATAGATAACACGCCATTGTAATGAGAGCCTGGAGGATCGGAATCCACTCCCTTCACATTTCAAAGCTTCATCATGGTAGCCTCTGATCATTCTTAAGCCATGTATGCCTTGATGCTCAACCATTCTCTTCCAGATTTCATATTCCTTTTTAATATGCAAAGGAATTGCCTTCAGAGATTTAAGAAGCGATTTCTTTTCATATATCTTCAACATATCTAAAAGTATATATCTACTATTGAATATAATCAAGATTCTGGCATGGATAAAATAAGGCCATCTGAACTGACTCTACTTTGATGGGCACAGGTTAAATGACATGTGATTTTCTTCTTAATAAATTTTTGTTTCACCTCTCATTGAAACCTTCTCCCAAAATAATTTCATAACCCTGAAGCGCAAGATGGATACGCCACCATGCAACTCAGTATTAAAGTATGAACAAAGGTAAATCTTTTAACCAACTATTACATGTAGTTTTTTTGTTTATGGCGGTTATTAAAGTTTATAGTGAAACATCTGAGAAAACCTGGTCGTACTCTCCTAAGGGATAGGTCGCAGGTTCGAATTCTGCTCGGGGTGCCATTTTTCAATGGGCTTACAGGCGATGATGAATTTTTGTATTCAAGCGTAAGTCCCTCGTAAGTCCCTCGTAAGTCCCTCGTAAGTCCAAATGTAATGAATTAACTAACGACAGTCACCTGTGAAGTAGGAGTCACAACCTTTTTTAGTTTTTATTTTTTCAAAAATCCAATGATGACTTACTGCTTCTTTTATTGTGTCGTGATTTACAAAGTCCCCTAATATACAAACATAATTTTCATTAATTTCAGCCATGACTTGAATCTGTGTTCATAAGTACTAGTTGGCAAAACTCGGCGCATAGAATATTCATGATATCCACTAGAGTCATCAGATATCATTATCCTTAAATCACTAAAATTTTCTTCTCCTCCAATATCTTCCGAAGTATAACCCATATCTTTAAAACTGATTGAGATTCTGTCACGAGGAAAACATTGCCAATAATGATCTAGATTTTTTGCGCTACCCAAATAGTTGCGGACCCACATTCCGGATCTCTCACTTTATGTATTAACACTTCGAAGGTGTTCTGTTTTAACAATGCTTCATACTCTTGAGGAGAGAGGGAAGCATGAAAAAGCTCTTCTCCCCCATTGTCGCTCCAACATTCATCATGCTCAGGCCCTGAAGTAAAAGCTAATACGCCTTTTGATTTTAGATGCCTATTAAACAACTTAAACATATTTCGTTGTGCATCGTGATCTAGGTGGAAGAAACTATGCCATGCTAAGATGGCATCAAATTGTTTAGCTAAGTTAATCTCTTGCATATCTTCAATTAGCCAAGTTTGACTTGGAAAGCGTTTCTTGCAGAGCTCGATCATTTTATGACTACCGTCCACACCAGTAATTTTAAATCCTTTCTCAATGAAAAACTTTGCAATGGGTTCACCTGTGCCACAGCCAAGATCAAGAATTTCACCGCCTGGCGGAACCGTGTTAACAATGAAATCAAAATAAGGCTTCTCAAATAAATCCTTATTTCGATGCGTATCAAACCAGTCGACTATCTTTTCATACTGTTCATAAACCTTCTTTCTACTCATATTAATCTCTAGGTAAGGGGTCTAAGTAAGGGGTCAAATAAGTAAGGGGTCAAATATCAAAATGCAAATTGTAAGCTGCACAATAATACTTTAAAAGATAAATTTTACTAAAATAAGGTGATAGGAAACATACCATATTTGCATTTTGATATCTGACCCCTTATTCAATTTTTTGGGTCAGGGCAAGAATCGTTGAAAATAGCGAAGCTGTTAGGCAACAGTTTTCGTTTAAGAATCAGAAATTTATCCGAAGGATTCGTAAGTCAACTTAAAAATAAGCCAGAGCATTACACCTATTTTATTAATTACTCTGGAAGTCAACGATTTGGATTGCCAAACCAAGTTAAAAATACCCACCTAATTGGTAAAGCAATTGTTCTCGAACAATATAATGTGGCGTTAAATGAACTATTGAAACAATCCAGCGAAACTAAGGACATAGCAACACATTACTTGCAAGATCCAGAGCTTTTTTTTCAAGACTTGATAAAGACAAGTAGCATTTTACCTGCGCTTTGAAATTTTATATAACTAAACACTGCAGAAGAACCAAAGATGAGTGTCAGTGTAAATGAGATTAGGTAATTGAGTGTCTAAATGCGAACAAATTGGGAATAGCAATGGTAATCTAGTACTTATTCACAATATTAAATTCCTCAAATAGTTTCTTTTCTCTTTCCAGGGCGAGTTTAGTAAGTTGAGTCGCATTAGATCTTGACCGCTGATTCTTTTTTGTCGCATTTTGAGCAAAAAAGAATACATTGGCTTGTTTTTTTAAATTAGTCATAAATTGAGGCTTAGGCTTCATCAACTCATAATATCTTTCTAATTTTGGAAAAATCTTATTTGTTGTATCCAAATCTTCGGGAGGCATAGGAATAAAAAAGGCATATTTATAATTGCTTGATTTTATAAAACGACGAAATTCTTTAGTAAATTTCTTTTTCTCATTCTCGCCCACATTTATACAATCTACAAAATGACCCCTTCCAGCGTCAACGATTAGTTTTGCCCCATTTGCTAGATTTCCATGTTCGTCTCCAATGGTTTGCATTAATGATTCATTTCTCAATCCAATATCAATCCAAGAACGTAAGTCATCTGCGGCATTGCTTAATTGATTGTTGTAGACCTGGGCATTATCACAATCCCAACCCATTATCTTCAGTTTAGTTAATCTTAATGCTGAGAAATTTTCAAACATAGGGACTGCTTGGGTATTCGCAAGTTTATAATTTGAACTATAAGAAACTTGAGACGGCATATTTTCACATAGGGCGGTCGCACCATTAGGGAAAAAACCTTTTTGAAATAATTCATAAACTAGTTTGGCATTCTCAGAATGTACCTCATCAACATGATAGGACCCTATAAAAAGTATTTGGGCATCTTCAAGGTTTTCCACATTTCCCCAAACAGCATAGGGGATATTATAGTTTCCGGCTGAACGTTCTATGGGAGGATGATAATATATTTTTCCTTTCTGCAGGACTTTCGGTGATTTTTCTTCAGGAAAAGTTTCTTTAGGCAAACCCTTAGCTTTTCTTGAAAAAAATTCTCTTATCTTTTTGAACATGGCTATCCCATTTTTAATTGCTAAAATAATACTATACCTAGATTATCTTAATAAAATCTTAAAGAAAATAAGGGGTCAGATATCAAAATGCAAATTGTAGGTTGAAAAAATAATACTCTGAAAAAAAATTAGTATAAGAATATGATAGGAAACATACCATATTTGCATTTTGATATCTGACCCCTTGTCTCGCCACATAATAGCTCAAGATATCGCAGAGGATTAAATGAGTTGCGGTGACTTTTCTATTTCGTTTATTTGGCTTTCCATCTGGACTTCAGCGATTAATGGATCATTAGCAACTTTTAAATTTCTTAATACTTGAATGGGATCACTAAAAAATCGCTCTATTTTTTTAATCACAGGTCTTGAACGGCTTTGGTGGTTAGTTGACTGCTTTGCATTCATTTCCGATTTCTTTGCACTAAAAAAACTTGAAGGATTGCTTATTACTGCGGTCAATGATGGCTTGCTATTTTTGATATTGTCATTTTTTTCCAGGAGAGGAAAATTTTCTGCATACCAACTATCGGGAATTTCAATTATTTCTGATTCTTCTGACTCACTTTGTGCTTCAGGTGGTGCAGACGCCTGCGAATAATTGGTAAGAGGCAAAGGAGAGTACTTAGATATAAAGTTATTATCCTGCACCTGATTGCTTGGTTCCGTTGCTGTTATATTCGGGTATAGGGTGGAGACATTTGGTAATGATGGAATCCATTTGGGCCATTTCTGAGAATTCGAATTATCAAGGTCCTGTTGGTCTATACTCGGATATATCTCAGGAGTATTTAGTTGTAATGTGGCTTGATTAGACGGTATTGATTTATTAGCGTTTTGTCGAGCAAAAAATGTCTCTAATATTTTGATGTTTGAAACTGAGAGAGATATATCGCTTGGTGCTGGTCGATCAGTATCGTTAAGCATTGTGGCAGATAAAATAGATAGAGCGCTGGATTCTGATTTTTTTTGAACACCTGATGCCTGCTCGGCCCATGCCTCCAGTACTGACGTATCATCCTTGTTAAGCTCTAAACTGGAAGAACCAGTTGTTTTTTGCCGTGTGTCTTGTCGTTCTTCCTTATCTTTTCTAATTTTGTTCAGGTACTCTTCGACCTTTTGTTTACGATTGTTTGTCAATTCAGAAAAGGCATTCGAAAGAGATTCGCCATCACGCAAACTATTTAGTCCATCGAAAGCGCGAGGATCACAAATACCGTGCCACATATGCTCCAAGGAAACTGCGCGCGCATTTTTCAAAATTATTGAAAGCTCCTGCTGAGCGCTGTTTAATAGTTCTAATTGTTGGAACAACTCTTGTTTAGGCGATGATTTATCGGCATCCATAGTTACGAGGCATTCTATAATCTTTAAGCAATTACTTCTTGAGGTTTCAAGATGCGAAGTAGGATAAAGCATGTTTTGGCTGGAATCATAGGCTGGTGATGACATTTCATCAAGAATTTGTTTAGCAGTCGAAAAATCCTCCTGTTTTAAAGCGAGAATAAATGCCCTCTGCATGTGCGCAGTTGCAAGTATAAAATTTCCAGTACTTGCATGCCACAAGATCCTTGCAGAGTCTTCTACTAAGGCTTTTGCAACTGCTCTACTGATCGAAATTTGGTCCTTAGAATATAGAGGGTCTTCCGGATTTAGATATCCACTGTCGTCTATCGTAGGATGCTGAGCCCGTAGTGATTTAATTATATTAACCAAACGATTGTATCCAGTAGTATCCGGCTCTACAAAAGTAAATAGTTGTTTTGGCACTTTAAGCGCTCTATCAAAACCATATCTTCCCCCAAGATACAAACCACGGAAAAAATACAATATAGATGCCGCGAAACAAAGCGTACCACCCAAAATTGTTATTACTACAGCCACTCCTGTATTGCCTT is a genomic window of Gammaproteobacteria bacterium containing:
- a CDS encoding F-box protein — protein: MQKKEKTYNLFTDATKIDTSLDEFPDEILMMIFSHLSNDEKLQARMISKKINRIANASLNFPQLPQANLIQRLNNVHSPEKLREIILDVKDIEGYLDDNGVLVEAANTTRERVAKEYYQKHKYDWKKMANLFLLPVSLFGYFLLTYLYFMINRNGNFQNNTNYNRCFDPNANSNNFRDCQKSLDIFENISLAEWLMLGIVVGFITKQVDNFLNAFVIKNYLVKTVLPVLISSNNEILGTGVKEATTNDSAAFYGWRAYKSRDQILFSIGLLLAIIFGVRKPFSFDVLSCAEGVEKNGENILRLNKDCLDNNISSITANITGFGIAEGFILAFTMLSTLALCCKLIGKTYQFATGGRQLRFFPKDVPTPSEIELATDFIEQPTP
- a CDS encoding acetolactate decarboxylase, which translates into the protein MSTLYQYSHFLAISHGLYDGTISVQNLMQYGNFGLGTFHALEGELVVIDGQSYHCTQGVKTSIANVEDTLPWAAVGNFTENIKTANLQYIVDFKTLEDTLLKLMETTNYPFLFHIEGTFENIVIGSVLKQEKPYPKIKEIIDSGVTVETGKIKGQLVGFYAPEFMFPMKGKGFHLHCLEEKQRFGGHVLELTLKEGSVKFECVTEIKLELPQNEIYQKAQFSHYEQDEHVAVFNNKHNNGLIGLEELIKLYEVRLPYCRNHIEDESQFDQNLPKLLTLFKLFNENESLLVEVSDKAKQALVKLIKRTSEYMLSVKRNCDFVIRYNNWGLQLIKNYAIKDIVREQITLLNHLGFAYYFLNEIGKGNALSLTKARESLERALDLNRGKAHDLMAYAHCILGQVELFEKNDKKAYELFSKAYSFYRHKKDNDSFELKQALLDIQNDIDNLKKNLTQEERNDKYQAMVVLGYIADTKAMHQPHEFSEKCYLLCIAFIKIYWQHDTLQSADLYYRLAKLHQKSGHPKKALESYKNALNIYVEISGIDHPKVYELSQEIGVIP
- a CDS encoding helix-turn-helix transcriptional regulator; this encodes MKIDKKDFVRARVHAHITPGEALKMLRELQGFTQLELAQKTGISQSNISALESNARQMGRERAVVLARALKVHPAVILFPDFDIEEAA
- a CDS encoding type II toxin-antitoxin system mRNA interferase toxin, RelE/StbE family → MLKIYEKKSLLKSLKAIPLHIKKEYEIWKRMVEHQGIHGLRMIRGYHDEALKCEGSGFRSSRLSLQWRVIYKTENEELKVYVIDINAHKY
- a CDS encoding class I SAM-dependent methyltransferase, producing MSRKKVYEQYEKIVDWFDTHRNKDLFEKPYFDFIVNTVPPGGEILDLGCGTGEPIAKFFIEKGFKITGVDGSHKMIELCKKRFPSQTWLIEDMQEINLAKQFDAILAWHSFFHLDHDAQRNMFKLFNRHLKSKGVLAFTSGPEHDECWSDNGGEELFHASLSPQEYEALLKQNTFEVLIHKVRDPECGSATIWVAQKI
- the truD gene encoding tRNA pseudouridine(13) synthase TruD; translation: MKIAKLLGNSFRLRIRNLSEGFVSQLKNKPEHYTYFINYSGSQRFGLPNQVKNTHLIGKAIVLEQYNVALNELLKQSSETKDIATHYLQDPELFFQDLIKTSSILPAL